Proteins encoded within one genomic window of Brassica rapa cultivar Chiifu-401-42 chromosome A09, CAAS_Brap_v3.01, whole genome shotgun sequence:
- the LOC103841676 gene encoding non-functional pseudokinase ZED1 isoform X1, whose amino-acid sequence MLCLSSRKKEKKKQKEINLQKNGSLFLEELIASSGGKYNPIRTFSSRQIIQATDNFNMSNAICVDRFVWYKGTIENRTVLIKKYNEESIMMIADNIYRDIAVSSMMSSQKNVLKLLGCCLEFPSPVLVCEYPENGALTGKYAGEGIKPLSWNMRLKIAREIADAVTYLHTQFPRIIIHRDLKLNNIFLDENWTANLTSFSLSIPIPKGESGVEDMVVGTTPHVEPEYTATGFVTENVDVYSLGSMMLSLLTGKSWFNHHPDEDDSYKLLHDYVEECLRQGMFTKLIDPSMGDNVPDHSRVQMEAFVELALRCIGLRPGEDKPRMIDVAKELKHIEKHT is encoded by the coding sequence ATGTTGTGTTTGTCAAGtaggaagaaggagaagaagaaacaaaaggagATCAATCTCCAGAAGAACGGGAGCTTATTTCTGGAGGAACTCATAGCATCTTCAGGAGGTAAATACAATCCTATCCGTACGTTTTCTTCCCGCCAAATCATTCAAGCTACAGACAACTTCAACATGAGCAACGCAATCTGTGTAGACAGATTCGTGTGGTACAAAGGTACGATAGAAAACAGAACCGTGCTGATCAAGAAGTACAATGAAGAAAGCATAATGATGATCGCTGACAATATATACCGTGACATAGCAGTCTCATCGATGATGAGTAGCCAAAAGAATGTTCTCAAGCTATTAGGGTGTTGTCTAGAGTTTCCTAGCCCGGTTCTCGTGTGTGAATACCCGGAAAACGGTGCTCTCACTGGTAAGTATGCAGGGGAAGGCATCAAGCCATTGTCATGGAATATGAGATTGAAGATAGCCCGTGAGATTGCAGATGCTGTGACGTATCTTCATACTCAGTTCCCTAGGATTATAATCCATAGGGACTTAAAGCTTAATAATATATTCCTGGACGAGAACTGGACTGCTAATCTCACTTCTTTCAGCCTCAGCATACCCATTCCAAAGGGAGAGTCAGGTGTAGAGGACATGGTTGTAGGGACAACGCCACATGTCGAACCCGAATATACGGCAACAGGTTTTGTCACTGAGAATGTTGATGTTTATAGCCTTGGATCCATGATGCTCAGTCTTTTGACAGGAAAGTCTTGGTTCAATCATCATCCGGATGAAGATGACAGTTATAAGCTACTACATGATTATGTTGAGGAGTGTCTCAGGCAAGGAATGTTCACCAAATTGATAGACCCATCGATGGGTGACAACGTTCCTGACCATTCAAGAGTGCAAATGGAAGCATTCGTTGAACTTGCTTTGAGATGTATTGGCTTAAGACCAGGAGAAGACAAGCCTCGCATGATAGATGTTGCAAAGGAACTCAAGCATATAGAGAAACATACCTGA
- the LOC103841676 gene encoding non-functional pseudokinase ZED1 isoform X2 has protein sequence MLCLSSRKKEKKKQKEINLQKNGSLFLEELIASSGDRFVWYKGTIENRTVLIKKYNEESIMMIADNIYRDIAVSSMMSSQKNVLKLLGCCLEFPSPVLVCEYPENGALTGKYAGEGIKPLSWNMRLKIAREIADAVTYLHTQFPRIIIHRDLKLNNIFLDENWTANLTSFSLSIPIPKGESGVEDMVVGTTPHVEPEYTATGFVTENVDVYSLGSMMLSLLTGKSWFNHHPDEDDSYKLLHDYVEECLRQGMFTKLIDPSMGDNVPDHSRVQMEAFVELALRCIGLRPGEDKPRMIDVAKELKHIEKHT, from the exons ATGTTGTGTTTGTCAAGtaggaagaaggagaagaagaaacaaaaggagATCAATCTCCAGAAGAACGGGAGCTTATTTCTGGAGGAACTCATAGCATCTTCAGGAG ACAGATTCGTGTGGTACAAAGGTACGATAGAAAACAGAACCGTGCTGATCAAGAAGTACAATGAAGAAAGCATAATGATGATCGCTGACAATATATACCGTGACATAGCAGTCTCATCGATGATGAGTAGCCAAAAGAATGTTCTCAAGCTATTAGGGTGTTGTCTAGAGTTTCCTAGCCCGGTTCTCGTGTGTGAATACCCGGAAAACGGTGCTCTCACTGGTAAGTATGCAGGGGAAGGCATCAAGCCATTGTCATGGAATATGAGATTGAAGATAGCCCGTGAGATTGCAGATGCTGTGACGTATCTTCATACTCAGTTCCCTAGGATTATAATCCATAGGGACTTAAAGCTTAATAATATATTCCTGGACGAGAACTGGACTGCTAATCTCACTTCTTTCAGCCTCAGCATACCCATTCCAAAGGGAGAGTCAGGTGTAGAGGACATGGTTGTAGGGACAACGCCACATGTCGAACCCGAATATACGGCAACAGGTTTTGTCACTGAGAATGTTGATGTTTATAGCCTTGGATCCATGATGCTCAGTCTTTTGACAGGAAAGTCTTGGTTCAATCATCATCCGGATGAAGATGACAGTTATAAGCTACTACATGATTATGTTGAGGAGTGTCTCAGGCAAGGAATGTTCACCAAATTGATAGACCCATCGATGGGTGACAACGTTCCTGACCATTCAAGAGTGCAAATGGAAGCATTCGTTGAACTTGCTTTGAGATGTATTGGCTTAAGACCAGGAGAAGACAAGCCTCGCATGATAGATGTTGCAAAGGAACTCAAGCATATAGAGAAACATACCTGA
- the LOC103841675 gene encoding non-functional pseudokinase ZED1-like isoform X1, producing the protein MKKKNTARVRSTVCICRVCNLRHNHSTMGFWWSKKENSKVETSNVSNCFLKNGSMFLQQLIADCNGISNPIRMFTSDQISKVNDHFDPNSSIVEDTDTYFTWYKGEIEGRPCAIKRYTERLYVEEEMAYNDIVLSARVSNHSGFLKLIGCCLQFPRPVLVFENLGYTVLNERGTVGYESEPLLPWNLRLKIAKEIAIAITYLHTAFSRIIIHRDIKATNVFLDKNGTAKLTDFFLAVSLPEGKSSLEDTVMGTAGYLDPNYCTTNVVTEYSDVFSFGILMLVLLTGKQPYKPGYHDWKFLENVKDLHERGEPVEFGGDSNDMKPVQMKMFLELALRCCEKNKENRPKMILVAKEIKLIETGSFYCSEMPENGSIASSRMGACFFRNSWPTATAYQTLSDCSLRIKSPRPQVTSIPSLSFKIQNLSVSMASLKADLTRSR; encoded by the exons ATGAAAAAGAAGAACACAGCTAGGGTCAGGTCAACCGTATGTATCTGCAGAGTTTGCAATCTGAGGCATAATCACTCGACGATGGGATTCTGGTGGAGTAAGAAGGAGAATAGCAAAGTGGAGACGAGCAATGTGAGTAATTGTTTCCTCAAGAACGGAAGCATGTTTCTTCAGCAACTCATCGCTGACTGCAACGGCATTTCAAACCCTATCAGAATGTTCACTTCCGATCAAATCTCCAAGGTCAACGATCACTTCGACCCCAACTCTTCTATAGTTGAAGATACCGATACATACTTCACCTGGTACAAGGGCGAAATCGAAGGCAGGCCTTGCGCGATCAAGAGATATACAGAGCGATTGTATGTAGAAGAAGAGATGGCTTACAACGACATTGTCTTGTCAGCTAGGGTAAGTAATCACAGTGGTTTCCTCAAACTCATAGGTTGTTGTCTCCAATTTCCTCGTCCAGTGTTGGTGTTTGAAAACCTAGGCTATACAGTTTTGAACGAGAGAGGAACTGTTGGCTACGAGAGCGAGCCGTTGTTGCCGTGGAACTTACGCTTGAAGATTGCGAAAGAGATTGCGATTGCTATAACTTATCTTCACACGGCTTTCTCTAGAATCATTATACATAGAGATATAAAGGCAACAAATGTTTTCTTGGATAAGAATGGGACGGCCAAGCTCACTGATTTCTTTCTTGCTGTATCACTTCCCGAGGGCAAATCGTCGCTTGAAGATACGGTGATGGGAACTGCCGGATACCTAGATCCAAATTATTGCACGACCAACGTAGTGACAGAATACTCAGATGTGTTCAGCTTTGGAATCCTTATGTTGGTTCTTCTGACGGGAAAACAACCATATAAACCAGGTTATCATGATTGGAAGTTTCTTGAAAATGTGAAGGATCTGCATGAGAGAGGAGAACCTGTTGAATTCGGGGGTGATTCGAACGACATGAAGCCTGTTCAGATGAAAATGTTTCTCGAGCTGGCACTGAGATGCTGCGAGAAGAATAAGGAAAACAGGCCAAAGATGATCTTGGTGGCAAAAGAGATTAAGCTAATAGAAACAGGATCATTCTATTGTTCTGAGATGCCTGAAAATGGAAGCAT TGCTTCCTCAAGAATGGGAGCATGCTTCTTCAGAAACTCATGGCCGACTGCAACGGCATATCAAACCCTATCAGACTGTTCTCTTCGGATCAAATCTCCAAGGCCACAAGTCACTTCGATCCCGAGCCTTTCTTTCAAGATTCAGAATTTATCGGTTTCAATGGCGTCATTGAAGGCAGATCTTACACGATCAAGATAA
- the LOC117128215 gene encoding arabinogalactan protein 23, translating into MEMKKIACGVIFAAVSMTAVMAVEEAAAPAPGPASAASAALPALGSLVGASLVSLFSYYMH; encoded by the coding sequence ATGGAGATGAAGAAGATCGCTTGCGGTGTGATTTTCGCTGCTGTTTCCATGACCGCCGTCATGGCTGTGGAGGAAGCCGCAGCTCCAGCACCAGGACCCGCATCCGCCGCCTCGGCTGCATTGCCGGCTCTTGGCTCTCTTGTTGGAGCTTCCCTTGTGTCCCTCTTCAGCTACTACATGCACTAA
- the LOC103841675 gene encoding non-functional pseudokinase ZED1-like isoform X2, with the protein MKKKNTARVRSTVCICRVCNLRHNHSTMGFWWSKKENSKVETSNVSNCFLKNGSMFLQQLIADCNGISNPIRMFTSDQISKVNDHFDPNSSIVEDTDTYFTWYKGEIEGRPCAIKRYTERLYVEEEMAYNDIVLSARVSNHSGFLKLIGCCLEYPLPVLVFEDLDCRVLNHRGTVGAPLLPWNVRLKIAKEVAIAVTYLHTAFPRIIIHRNIKTTNVFLDKNGTAKLTDLSHAVTLPEGKSWIEEPVLGTYGYLDPNYYTTSLVTEYTDVVFSFGILMLVLLMGRPPFLDEPDGSSVHDRRFIG; encoded by the exons ATGAAAAAGAAGAACACAGCTAGGGTCAGGTCAACCGTATGTATCTGCAGAGTTTGCAATCTGAGGCATAATCACTCGACGATGGGATTCTGGTGGAGTAAGAAGGAGAATAGCAAAGTGGAGACGAGCAATGTGAGTAATTGTTTCCTCAAGAACGGAAGCATGTTTCTTCAGCAACTCATCGCTGACTGCAACGGCATTTCAAACCCTATCAGAATGTTCACTTCCGATCAAATCTCCAAGGTCAACGATCACTTCGACCCCAACTCTTCTATAGTTGAAGATACCGATACATACTTCACCTGGTACAAGGGCGAAATCGAAGGCAGGCCTTGCGCGATCAAGAGATATACAGAGCGATTGTATGTAGAAGAAGAGATGGCTTACAACGACATTGTCTTGTCAGCTAGGGTAAGTAATCACAGTGGTTTCCTCAAACTCATAG GTTGTTGTCTCGAATATCCTCTTCCGGTGCTGGTGTTTGAAGACCTAGACTGTAGAGTTTTGAACCATAGAGGAACTGTTGGAGCGCCACTGTTGCCGTGGAATGTTCGTCTAAAGATTGCGAAAGAGGTTGCGATTGCTGTAACGTATCTTCACACAGCTTTCCCTAGAATCATTATACATCgaaatataaaaacaacaaatgtttttttggATAAGAATGGGACTGCTAAGCTCACTGATTTATCTCATGCCGTAACACTCCCTGAGGGTAAATCGTGGATTGAAGAGCCGGTGTTGGGAACATACGGATACCTAGATCCTAATTACTACACGACCAGCTTAGTGACAGAATACACAGATGTTGTTTTCAGCTTTGGAATCCTTATGTTGGTTCTTCTCATGGGAAGACCACCATTTTTGGATGAACCAGATGGAAGTTCGGTTCATGATAGGAGGTTTATTGGATAA